In Capsicum annuum cultivar UCD-10X-F1 chromosome 11, UCD10Xv1.1, whole genome shotgun sequence, one genomic interval encodes:
- the LOC107846397 gene encoding uncharacterized protein LOC107846397 yields MLSEELDAEEENPKVVKSDEPQIDPFPTMKFYPPFPQRLKKKDDNAKFNIFLAMLSKLPINISLLEAIQDISRYAKLMNKLMSKKCLIYGETIEITHGCSAIMTISIAKKKEDLGALTIPCTIGTHKFEKALCDLGARINLMPYAIYWKLRLGTSTPTIMRLLMADWSI; encoded by the coding sequence ATGCTAAGTGAAGAATTGGATGCTGAAGAGGAAAATCCGAAGGTAGTTAAGAGTGATGAACCACAAATTGATCCATTTCCTACCATGAAGTTTTATCCCCCATTCCCTCAAAGACTCAAAAAGAAGGATGACAATGCCAAGTTCAATATATTCCTTGCTATGCTTAGCAAACTTCCAATTAATATTTCATTGCTAGAGGCAATTCAAGATATCTCGAGATATGCTAAGCTTATGAATAAGTTGATGTCAAAGAAATGTCTTATTTATGGTGAAACCATAGAAATTACTCATGGGTGTAGCGCTATCATGACTATCTCTATAgcaaagaagaaagaggatcttGGGGCCCTTACAATCCCTTGCACCATAGGGACACACAAGTTTGAAAAAGCCTtgtgtgaccttggtgcaagAATCAATCTCATGCCTTATGCAATCTATTGGAAACTCAGATTGGGTACTTCTACTCCAACAATAATGAGGCTATTGATGGCGGACTGGTCTATTTAG